From Fusarium musae strain F31 chromosome 8, whole genome shotgun sequence:
ttgttggtcggAAGCTGTTGGTCGTTAGCCTGCTACTGGCATGGATACAAACAAGGGCAAACAAGTACGGAGGCTGCCGAATGACAGAGGAATTGATAAAGTTACACACAGACAGTTAATATCTCAATTGTTTATAAAAGCCATGTCCTGTCTCTGCTTAAACATTCTCATTcactcctcatcttcctcttgagCATCTCAATATTACTCAAACCCAATAAACCTTCAAAATGGTTAAGTTTACCGCGACCCTTGTTGCTGCTCTCGCTGTCTTCGCTCCCGCCGCCGAGGCCAAGACTTgcaagaagagcttgacctACTGCGGTTACATTCTTCTTCAGAGAGGTAAAGCATAAGTTCCTCGAGTAGTAGTACTCTGTAAGAgttaatagctaattaattagGAAACTACTACGACCAGATCCGTGGGGCCCTCTCAGATGCTGGCAAGCCTAACAATGACCCCAACTGGATCAACCAATCCCGGTTCTATTGTGTTGGTGGCTCCGACGGATCCATCCGCTACGTTGACCATTGCTCCAACTGCAAGAATGGAGGAAACGGCCACAGCGACTTCTGCTAGATATCACGCAATGATAACAATCTGCAAGGGCAGCCAACGGGCCAATAAAGGATACTATTTATGTCCAGATAAACTCTTAAGATTATGTTAAATACTCAACTTGGAAACTTTTCTCGTTTCAATTCTATTCCCGCTTGATTCCCTCAATGTCCTATTGAGTCGCCGGGTTAAATGTCTCGCACAAGCTCAGGTCTCTCATATCCTTCAGGATATCGCTCATCAAGCCCTCTACTC
This genomic window contains:
- a CDS encoding hypothetical protein (EggNog:ENOG41), which codes for MVKFTATLVAALAVFAPAAEAKTCKKSLTYCGYILLQRGNYYDQIRGALSDAGKPNNDPNWINQSRFYCVGGSDGSIRYVDHCSNCKNGGNGHSDFC